Proteins from one Ornithobacterium rhinotracheale genomic window:
- a CDS encoding TonB-dependent receptor: MKNKLHLTTYLLLIFSFLSAQKLEVKIYDQINFQQIFDAKLIINNQIITPDHGVYSYSPAQKLSVKIEKNGYETYEDTFSQKLPEKLFITPLAQKLASVVAQGKNQNLEITQASSDIHEDKILKNSGKDLGKILENVAGVSMLQTGGTISKPIINGLQGTRVVIMNNGSRLESQQWGADHAPEIDPGMAKKITIIKGADAVKYGADALGGIILLSAGDLPYHGDFSGNLTSGYESNGQKYSLSGKMEGSLKSHPHFAWRVQGVAKNSGDLKTADYYLNNTGSREYDFSATLGLDYNNYGVEAFYSRFNTDLGIFYAAHAGNLDDFYGAYSLGKPAITYDFNREIEAPKQAVSHDLAKIKTYFKSDKLGQFDLQYAFQFNHRQEYSRRRGTRTKIPAVDMELKTHTIDFGWHKEYANYWKSSLGANYIYQENYNNPSTQAVPLIPNFASEIFGIYAIQKYAQRKWSAEMGARYDYKDMDSKGYDLYGNFYGGRRNFGNFTYSFGLAYQPTHTFYIKSNVGMAWRAPQVNELYSNGLHHGAGNFEVGDKNLNSERGLKWVSSVHFHTKKFSIETDFYWQNIKNYIFNVPTQETKTLFSGIYPIYKYQQTDAVFTGIDADFSYKIIPQLDYRATAAFIWAKNKTTDTYLPNIPPTNISQELVWHKDFEKTLKSLSFGIQHRFTAKQNRYTAANEMPFDAYYVNKLVEITPPAYHLFQASANADFKIKNNNFQVYLVADNLFNKLYKDYNNRFRFFAHDMGRNIQARIVYKF, encoded by the coding sequence ATGAAAAACAAACTACATTTAACCACATACCTTTTATTGATTTTTAGTTTTCTTTCAGCACAAAAACTGGAAGTGAAAATTTATGACCAAATCAATTTTCAGCAGATTTTTGATGCAAAACTCATCATCAACAATCAAATCATCACGCCCGACCACGGCGTGTACAGCTATTCACCTGCTCAAAAACTTTCGGTGAAGATTGAAAAAAACGGCTATGAAACCTATGAAGATACTTTTAGCCAAAAGCTCCCAGAAAAGCTATTCATCACGCCACTAGCTCAAAAGCTGGCAAGCGTGGTGGCACAAGGGAAAAATCAAAATTTAGAAATCACACAGGCTAGCTCTGATATTCATGAAGATAAAATCTTAAAAAACTCAGGAAAGGATTTAGGCAAAATCCTTGAAAATGTGGCAGGTGTGAGTATGCTCCAAACGGGTGGAACGATTTCTAAACCCATCATCAACGGGCTGCAAGGAACTCGCGTGGTGATTATGAATAATGGTTCGCGCCTCGAAAGCCAACAATGGGGGGCAGACCACGCCCCTGAAATCGACCCTGGAATGGCAAAAAAAATTACTATTATTAAAGGTGCCGATGCCGTGAAATATGGTGCCGATGCCTTGGGCGGAATCATTCTGCTTTCGGCGGGAGATTTACCTTATCATGGAGATTTTTCGGGGAATTTAACTTCTGGCTATGAGAGCAACGGGCAAAAATATAGCCTCTCTGGAAAAATGGAAGGTAGCCTAAAATCTCACCCACATTTTGCGTGGCGCGTGCAAGGAGTCGCTAAAAACTCGGGAGACTTAAAAACCGCTGATTACTATTTAAACAACACAGGAAGCCGCGAATACGATTTTTCAGCAACTTTAGGCTTAGATTATAACAATTATGGTGTAGAAGCATTTTACAGTCGATTTAATACAGATTTGGGCATTTTCTACGCAGCGCACGCAGGGAATTTAGACGATTTTTATGGGGCTTATTCATTAGGCAAACCTGCTATAACTTATGATTTCAATCGTGAAATCGAGGCTCCCAAACAAGCCGTTTCGCATGATTTAGCCAAAATTAAAACTTACTTTAAATCAGATAAATTGGGGCAATTTGATTTGCAATATGCCTTTCAGTTTAATCACAGACAAGAATATAGCCGCCGCCGTGGAACACGCACCAAAATCCCTGCCGTAGATATGGAACTTAAAACGCACACCATAGATTTCGGTTGGCATAAAGAGTATGCCAACTATTGGAAATCTTCATTGGGCGCAAATTACATTTATCAAGAAAATTACAACAATCCGAGCACGCAAGCCGTGCCACTGATTCCTAATTTCGCATCTGAAATATTTGGGATTTATGCAATTCAAAAATACGCTCAACGAAAATGGAGTGCAGAAATGGGAGCAAGATATGATTACAAAGACATGGATTCCAAAGGCTATGATTTGTATGGAAACTTTTATGGCGGACGCCGAAATTTCGGGAACTTTACCTATAGTTTTGGCTTAGCTTATCAGCCTACGCACACATTCTACATTAAGTCTAATGTAGGCATGGCGTGGCGCGCCCCACAAGTGAATGAGCTATACAGCAACGGGCTACATCACGGTGCAGGAAACTTTGAAGTAGGGGATAAAAACTTAAACTCCGAGCGTGGACTGAAATGGGTGAGTTCAGTACATTTTCATACTAAAAAATTTAGTATTGAAACTGATTTTTATTGGCAAAATATTAAGAATTATATTTTTAATGTGCCTACGCAAGAAACCAAAACGCTGTTTTCTGGGATTTATCCTATTTATAAATACCAACAAACTGATGCGGTGTTTACAGGAATTGATGCGGATTTTTCTTACAAAATCATTCCACAACTAGATTATCGTGCAACGGCTGCATTTATTTGGGCTAAAAATAAAACTACCGATACTTATTTGCCCAACATTCCGCCTACCAACATAAGCCAAGAGCTAGTGTGGCACAAGGATTTTGAGAAAACATTAAAGTCTTTATCATTTGGCATTCAGCATAGATTTACAGCAAAACAAAACCGCTATACTGCGGCAAACGAAATGCCTTTTGATGCATATTATGTGAATAAATTAGTTGAAATCACTCCGCCTGCTTATCATTTATTCCAAGCTTCGGCAAATGCAGATTTCAAAATTAAAAATAACAATTTTCAGGTTTATTTAGTCGCAGATAATTTGTTCAACAAATTGTATAAGGACTACAACAACCGCTTTAGATTTTTTGCCCACGACATGGGAAGAAACATTCAAGCAAGAATCGTATATAAATTTTAA
- a CDS encoding pyridoxal phosphate-dependent decarboxylase family protein — protein sequence MKKNSIHDIDIDLIEMTLDVMKYAIARITDTEPHLGQFKSEKKLKELVGETITKDGIGGEVALDKWKKYLAPACASVDHPRHLAFVAASPSRASIMFDLIVSASCIHGAYWLEGAGAIFAENQAMEWLVSLTGMPEGAFGVFTSGGTAANLSAIVTARENWRAKKPENKKLQGLILTSAGAHSSVKAMAKVTDAEVKIIESEERMEGVALQKAIDELSAEERQRLFAVVATGGTTNAGIVDNLEEVAAVCEKEGLWMHVDAAYGGGALASDSAKHLFKGIERADSVTIDPHKWLFAPYDCGAIIYKNPELAKAAHAQHGSYLEIFDDPGAKGFNPTDYQTSLTRRARGLPLWFSLAMHGTDMYKRSIERGLELAQIAAQKINELPHVELVREPGLSCVLFRRKGWQTQDYKDWTYANIQKDFAFVTPTQWTKDGTSETVARFCFINPDTTEKDLDLILESVE from the coding sequence ATGAAAAAAAATAGTATTCACGATATTGATATCGATTTAATCGAGATGACACTCGATGTGATGAAATACGCCATTGCGCGCATCACAGACACGGAGCCACATTTGGGGCAGTTTAAATCCGAGAAGAAATTAAAAGAACTAGTGGGTGAGACTATCACTAAAGATGGAATAGGAGGAGAGGTCGCTTTAGACAAGTGGAAAAAATACCTAGCGCCAGCCTGTGCGAGTGTTGATCACCCAAGGCATTTAGCCTTTGTGGCGGCGTCGCCGTCAAGAGCTTCGATTATGTTTGATTTAATCGTTTCAGCATCATGTATTCATGGGGCGTATTGGTTGGAAGGGGCAGGAGCGATTTTTGCCGAAAATCAAGCGATGGAATGGCTGGTATCGCTTACGGGTATGCCTGAAGGAGCTTTTGGCGTGTTTACCTCTGGCGGGACGGCGGCAAACCTCTCCGCGATTGTAACGGCGAGAGAGAACTGGCGTGCAAAAAAACCTGAAAATAAGAAATTACAAGGTTTAATTTTAACCTCGGCAGGGGCGCATTCATCGGTGAAAGCCATGGCAAAAGTAACCGATGCCGAAGTGAAAATCATAGAAAGCGAAGAAAGAATGGAAGGAGTTGCACTCCAAAAAGCCATCGATGAATTGTCGGCAGAAGAACGCCAAAGGCTTTTTGCAGTCGTAGCCACGGGCGGAACCACCAATGCAGGAATTGTAGATAACTTGGAAGAAGTGGCTGCGGTGTGCGAGAAAGAAGGGCTTTGGATGCATGTAGATGCCGCGTATGGCGGTGGTGCCTTAGCTTCGGATTCGGCTAAGCACTTGTTTAAAGGTATTGAGCGCGCCGATAGCGTAACCATCGATCCGCATAAATGGCTTTTTGCACCGTATGATTGTGGAGCGATTATTTACAAAAATCCCGAATTGGCAAAAGCCGCACATGCGCAGCATGGTTCGTATTTGGAAATTTTTGATGATCCTGGGGCTAAAGGCTTTAACCCTACAGATTACCAAACTTCGCTCACGCGTAGAGCAAGGGGGCTGCCTTTGTGGTTCTCGCTTGCCATGCACGGAACCGATATGTACAAAAGATCGATTGAGCGAGGCTTGGAATTGGCACAAATTGCCGCACAAAAAATCAATGAATTGCCCCATGTGGAGCTGGTGAGAGAGCCTGGATTAAGCTGTGTGCTTTTCCGCAGAAAAGGTTGGCAAACGCAGGATTATAAAGATTGGACTTACGCCAATATTCAAAAAGATTTTGCATTTGTAACACCCACACAATGGACCAAAGACGGAACTTCTGAAACCGTGGCGCGTTTCTGTTTCATCAATCCAGATACCACGGAAAAAGATTTAGATTTAATTCTGGAAAGTGTGGAATAA
- a CDS encoding MGMT family protein — MEDKKDFFEKVYELVKQIPSGRVATYGDIAKRIGSPQSARVVGWAMNASHGLSEEIPAHRVVNRNGQLTGKAHFAHPDLMQKKLEAEGIQVKNDEIVNFNEIRWDFKNINENK; from the coding sequence ATGGAAGATAAAAAAGATTTTTTTGAAAAAGTTTATGAATTAGTCAAGCAAATCCCTAGCGGGCGTGTTGCTACATACGGCGATATAGCTAAAAGAATCGGTTCGCCACAGTCGGCTCGGGTCGTGGGTTGGGCGATGAACGCAAGTCATGGATTGAGCGAGGAAATCCCTGCTCATCGTGTAGTCAACAGAAATGGACAGCTCACGGGAAAAGCCCATTTTGCACATCCCGATTTAATGCAAAAAAAACTCGAAGCCGAAGGAATTCAAGTAAAAAACGATGAAATTGTAAATTTTAATGAAATCCGTTGGGACTTTAAAAATATAAATGAGAATAAATGA
- a CDS encoding exo-beta-N-acetylmuramidase NamZ domain-containing protein: MRFKYTFFSLFLLLIFCKAQEKPSVDTHLVTKCFENPQIKVGAENTKVYLPLLVNKKVGVVTNQTGILPNYGDEHLVDFLLAQKINVKKIFSPEHGFRGKADAGEKVKSGIDEKTGLPIISLYGDNRKPKPSQLQDLEVILFDLQDVGVRFYTYISTLHYVMEAAAEKEIPVIVLDRPNPNAHYIDGPVLEPALRSFVGMHEVPIVYGMTIGEYAQMINGEKWLKNGIQADLTVVPLQNYTHDTPYDLPVKPSPNLPNAQSVNLYPSLCFFEGANVSAGRGTDKQFQIYGSPYLKGETFKFMPKPNEGAKNPKFNGKTCYGEDLSNHERLNEISLKFLLDAYKKNTKNPFFTVFGGSYWIDKLAGTPSLRKQIIAGWDEAKIKKTWQKGLEKFKKTRAKYLLYP; the protein is encoded by the coding sequence ATGCGGTTCAAATATACATTTTTCAGTTTATTTTTACTACTAATTTTTTGTAAAGCGCAAGAAAAACCATCGGTGGATACTCATTTAGTAACAAAATGTTTTGAAAATCCCCAAATTAAAGTGGGGGCAGAAAACACCAAAGTGTATTTGCCACTGTTAGTCAATAAGAAAGTTGGGGTAGTGACTAATCAAACGGGGATTTTGCCCAATTATGGCGATGAGCATTTGGTGGATTTTCTTTTAGCCCAAAAAATTAATGTAAAAAAGATATTTTCGCCCGAACACGGATTTCGTGGTAAAGCCGATGCCGGAGAGAAAGTGAAAAGTGGAATAGATGAAAAAACGGGTTTGCCCATTATTTCATTGTATGGCGATAACCGAAAACCAAAACCTAGTCAGTTGCAAGATTTAGAGGTGATTTTATTTGATTTGCAAGATGTAGGCGTTCGTTTTTACACCTACATTTCTACCTTGCATTATGTGATGGAAGCCGCTGCAGAAAAAGAGATTCCAGTCATCGTGCTCGATAGACCAAACCCTAATGCGCACTATATCGACGGGCCTGTGCTGGAGCCAGCATTGCGTAGCTTTGTCGGCATGCACGAGGTGCCAATTGTGTATGGGATGACGATTGGAGAATATGCCCAAATGATCAATGGAGAAAAATGGCTTAAAAACGGAATTCAAGCGGATTTAACGGTGGTCCCGTTGCAAAACTACACGCACGACACGCCTTATGATTTGCCTGTGAAACCTTCGCCTAATTTGCCAAATGCCCAATCTGTGAACTTGTATCCAAGTCTTTGTTTTTTTGAAGGAGCCAATGTGAGTGCAGGGCGCGGAACCGATAAGCAGTTTCAAATATATGGTTCACCTTATTTAAAAGGAGAGACTTTTAAATTTATGCCCAAGCCCAACGAAGGCGCCAAAAATCCAAAATTCAATGGTAAAACTTGCTATGGCGAAGATTTAAGCAATCATGAACGACTCAATGAAATCAGCCTGAAATTCCTTTTAGACGCGTATAAGAAAAACACCAAAAATCCATTTTTTACCGTTTTTGGTGGTTCTTATTGGATTGATAAATTAGCGGGGACACCATCGCTTAGGAAACAAATCATTGCGGGCTGGGACGAAGCCAAAATCAAGAAAACTTGGCAAAAAGGTTTAGAGAAATTTAAAAAGACCAGAGCTAAATACTTGTTGTACCCTTGA